TTCAGTTCCGGATGCTGAATCTTTCTAAAGGCCCGGCGATGCACAGTCCGCGTGCGCAGGCCGACAAAAAAGCCTATCAGTTCAGCATGAAATGGAAAGTAGAACAGCAGGACCATCTGGCACTCAGGCAAGAGATTGTAAAAAGCCTGATGGTCGAACAGGGACGAATCACCGGAGTCCAGGTTCACGGCGAGGCTCTTTATCGTGCGAAGGCAGTCATCCTGACCACGGGCACTTTTCTGCAGGCGATCATGCATACGGGAGAGGCCAAGACCAAAGGGGGACGCGCCGGCGAAGGGACCACTGGAACATTGTCTGATAGCCTGGCCGAACTGGGATTTGAACTGCAGCGTTTTAAGACAGGAACGCCGGCACGGCTCAACGGCCGCACGATCGATTTTTCGGTTCTGGAAGAACAGCCCGGCGATGAAAATCCGCAGCCTTTTTCTTATATGACAGAGAAGATCAATCAGCCGCAGATGTCCTGTTTTTTGACAGAGACCAACGAGCACGTGCACCGGTTGATCAATGAAAATCTTCACCGCGCACCGATGTATTCCGGCCAGATCAATTCGACGGGCCCTCGGTATTGTCCTTCGATTGAAGACAAAGTCGTTCGCTTCTCAGAACGCAATTCGCATCAGATATTTCTGGAACCGGAAGGCCGTTATACCAACGAGTATTACTGCAATGGAATCTCCACCAGTCTGCCCCGTGATGTGCAGGATGAGATGATTCATTCCATTCGCGGACTGGAGAAAACGGAAATCATGCGCTACGGCTATGCCGTCGAATATGATTTTGCGACCCCCACTCAATTGAAGCCGACGTTAGAAACCAAGACTGTCGAAGGCTTGTACTTTGCCGGCCAGTTAAATGGGACTACAGGCTACGAAGAAGCCGCCGGCCAGGGACTGTTGGCCGGGCTGAATGCTGCTTTGAAGATTGCCGGTAAAGAAGATCTGGTTCTGGATCGTAATGAAGCCTACCTGGGCGTTCTGATTGATGATCTGGTGACCAAAGGCGTGGATGAGCCTTACCGCATGTTTACATCGCGGGCCGAATTTCGATTATTACTTCGGCAGGATAATGCAGATCGTCGAATGACGCCCATCGGTCGCCGCGTCGGTTCCGTGGGAGAGGAGCGATGGCAGAAGTATCAGGCGTATGAGGCAGAAATTGCTCAGATCATTGAGTTCATTCGCAGTACGCGTTATCAGGGAAATTCACTGGAAGAATGGCTCCGCCGTCAGGATATTGGTTGGAACGAGATTTGTGAATTCGCACCTGCTTTGAAAGCGCTTTCCCTCTCGGATCGGGCAATCCAGCAAACGCTGATTGAAGTGCAGTATGCGGGGTATATCCGCCGCCAGACAGCCGAGATCGAAAAGCAGAAAAATGTGGAAACACTGCACATACCTGACCATATCGATTATCAACTGGTACCGAACTTGCGCAATGAAGCCAAGGAAAAACTGAGTCGCGTCAAGCCACGGAATATCGGTCAGGCGGGTAGAATCAGCGGTTTGACCCCGGCTGATTTAACGGTGCTCGTGCTTTATTTAAACAGCGCCAGCCGAATAGCCACGTAATTCTTGCGTTTCTGGCACTCTCATTTTTCTTAACTCGCTGTGGTAAAAGTAGTTTTCGCCTGCGCGGATTGTTCCTGAGTCGCTGAAACCAGTGGTTTGAGGTGGAAATCAGTGAAGGTTGGATGATTGTAAGTGTATAATTCGTACATGTTTGTTTCAATAATTTGGTCAACGTGGCGAATGCGTGTTGACCATATCGTCAGAATAGATACAATCGGAGTTATTGATAATACTGGTAAAGTCAAGCGGTATTGAAAGTTTTGGCGTTTGTATCTATGTGGGATACTTGTGACGTCTGGAAAATCAGTAGCGTTTGGCAAGTAAACGGGCCACAGAACTGCACCTTGGAGGATGCGGTTTTTTATCACTTTACTTGTTTCCAGGTAAATAGATAAGAGGCTGATTATGGAGATGTCAGTTTCATGCAGCGAACTTGATGAACGGGTCATCGATTTCACTGCGCAGGGGCTCGGTTATTGCATGTTGTAATAGCCTTACAGCGCTTGGTCTTTCCCGCTTTACTAGGGCGGGTCTTCAAAGGATGGATGAGCAATATGAAAACGGTCTTTACCACAGGCGAAGCCGCAAAGATTTGCAAAGTGAGTCAACAAACGATTATTCGCTGTTTTGATTCTGGCCAATTAAAGGGATTTCGTGTACCCGGCTCTCGCTTTCGTAGAATTCCTCGAGATGTCTTATTCAAGTTTATGAAAGACAATGGGATTCCCACTGATGCACTGGAAAGTGGAAAACGCAAAGCTCTGATCGTGGACGACGATGAAGAACTTGTAGAATTGATCCGCGATGTCCTGGATGCAGATTCTCGATTTGAAATCCGCGTTGCTAACAACGGTTTTGATGCCGGGATGATGGTCAAAGAGTATCACCCTGATATTATTATTCTGGATGTGATGCTACCTGACATCAACGGAAAAGAAGTCTGTCAACGAGTCCGCAGCGATTCTTCCATGGATGATGTAAAAATTATTTGCATCAGTGGTATGGTTGAAGCAGACAAGATTGACGATTTAAAAGCCGCTGGTGCAAATGACTTCATGCAGAAACCGTTTGAAGTCGAGCAACTGGCAGATCGGGTCTGTACGCTTCTGAATTTGGAATCCGTTCACGCTACTGGTTGATTCCAAAATGAACAGTCATCAGTTTCATGACGGTCGGATTTTTTTCCGGTCGTCGTGGATGCTGTTTCAGGGAGTATCAGATGTCGAGCGAAACCGGTGCCCTCAGCTTGGATTTGCCGGACGCGTATTATAGACGTCTGTTTGCATTGATTCCTGCGCGCTCACTGGAATCAATTCTCAACGCTCTGTCCACAGTCTGGTGTGAAGCAACAGGCGCAGATGCGGCCTATATTGCCGTCTTGCATCGCCGGTCACATCAATTGACGGGCAGCATCCATCGGGCTTCGCAGAATAATACGGAATATTTCATTCTGGATTCGATTCAACCGGCGCACTCTGGTTCGGAGCGTGCGCAGGCTGTTGATATCTTTGCGCAGGGGAGATCGTTTACGCTGATTTCCCCCGTACCATTCGAATATTATGCGATTCCCTCTGATCAAGCTGACGTCGCGGGTGTGTGCCTGTTTTCTTCGTTACAACTCGCGGAAAAACAGCCTCTCATGACACAGCTGGTAGAGTTGAGTCAGCGTCTGCTGGCTCAAGTGCTGGAACAGAAACCAGCTTTGTTGTCGGATACTGATGCGAAGGGCACTCCCGATTCAGAAGGGGAAAAGAAGCCGCCCGCAGAACATCGTGTGATACCCAGTATTGATAAACTGGAAGCGATGGCAGAATTCGCAGCCGGTGCCGGGCATGAAATCAATAATCCCGTAGCGACGATTGTGGGGCGCGTGCAGATGTTGTTAAAGGATGAGACAGATCCGGAACGCAGGCAGTCTCTGTCAACAATCGGCGGCCAGGCTTATCGCGTGCGCGATATGATTGGGGATGCGATGCTGTTTGGCAGACCACCTGTTCCGAACCCGAGTTTGCTCAATCTACAGAAAACAGCACAAGAAGTTCTGATCAGTCTGAACGAAACGATTTCCCAGTCCGGAATTCAGATCACAGTTGAGATTCCCGAATCACATTCGATCTGGGCCGATGAAGTGCAGTGGAAAGTTGTGTTGAGTAATCTACTGTTGAATAGCCTGAATGTGCTGGAGTCCGGCGGTCAGGTTCGGATTATTTCAGAAGAGTTGACGACCGGTGCGAGTCAAAGCCTGCATTTACGTGTGACTGATGATGGTCCAGGTTTAACAGACCAGGAACGGGAGCATTTATTTGACCCCTTCTTTTCTGCGAGACAAGCGGGGCGGGGCTTAGGGTTTGGGTTGTCAAAGTGCTGGCGGATTGTGTCGCTTCACGGAGGATCGATTGAAGCGGAAACTAATCCTGATCGTGGCGTGACATTTCATCTGATCTGGCCTGCGGAAAATCCTGCAGAGAGTAAAAACAAGTGACTTTTTGAAAATCATCGCTTGCGGATCAGTCGGGGATCGGTTTCAATATACCCAGCAGGACGTCTGGCAAGTTGATTTTTCGCGAACAGAATTTGCTTTGCCCCTATATTTTATCGATCAAGCAGCCTGAGGGACGATGGCGGCGATTCATTCCTTTCTGATAATTCTGACCAGCTTTTTAGGGCAGGCCGAGAAAATTTCGGATGTGCCTCTTAAAAAAGAGCCGGCAAGATATGCGATCGAAGCACCCGATGTGGTTGTGGTCGGGGTCCCTGTCAGCAAAGTTACGATCCGTGCACTCAATGTCAATGGCTCACTGGATACGACGTTTTCCGGTCATCCTCAACAGATCATTGGTATCGATTTGTGGATTGATGAAGTTGATACCGCTTTGCCACCATTCAAAGACGGCATTCTGGAGCTAAAGACAGACTTGGCCAAGAATCAAAAAGTCTTTGTGACTTCCGATACGATCGTCGTGGATCCGGATATTCGTGGGGCGGGGGCGCTGGAAGTCTATCGGATTTCTCGCTGGTTAAGTTTGCTGCCTCCGATTGTGGCTGTTGTTCTGGCGGTCTGGTTTCGAAATATCATATTGGCACTGTTGGTCAGTATCTGGTGTGGGGCTGTAATTTTAGCCCACGGGAATCTGTTTCTGGGCTTTGTGCATACCCTGGATACGTTTGTCATTCATGAAATTGTCGAGCCGGGGAGTACCGACAATTCTCATATGATGATCATATTGTTTACGATGTTCCTCGGTGCGATGGTTGGTGTGATGTCCGTCGGTGGGGGAACGGCAGCATTAGTGAACCGGCTTTCGCAGTATGCGACAAAACGCGAGCACAGTCAGCTCATGACCTGGTTCCTGGGACTGGTTGTCTTTTTTGATGATTATGCGAATTCGTTGCTGGTCGGCAGTTCGATGCGGCCTTTAACAGATCGTATGAAAGTCTCCCGCGAGAAGCTTGCATTCCTGGTTGACTCGACCGCCGCTCCCGTTTCGGGGATTGCGATTATTTCGACCTGGGTGGGAGTGGAAATCGGTTACATTGCCGACTCCTATGCCAGCCTGGGGATGGCAGAAGATTACTACACCACGTTTTTATATAGTCTGCCTTACCGTTTTTATCCGCTGCAATTACTGGCGTTCGTCTGGCTGGTTGCCTATCTGGGACACGATTTTGGTCCGATGTTGAAGGCCGAAGTGCGTACGATTGCCTTTAATCAGGTCATGCGGCCCGGGCGTTTCAATATTGTCGAAGCCGAATCGAGTGCAGAAAAAGGAGAGCTGGCTCACCGCCAGTTATTGCGGAATGCGTTGATTCCGTTATCTGTGTTGCTGGGGCTGGCAATGATCGGTCTGTGGTGGACGGGGACGATTGAAATCGAGCGTCTGAACCTGGAGCGTTTGCATCAAGGCGAATTGTTACTGGAGAAGAATTTACGGACGATTTTAGAGCATGCCTCACCCAATCGGGTCTTACTGATTTCTTCTTTTCTGGCTTCGATTGCTGCTGTTGCCAGTTGTAGCTTTTCCAAGTCGCTTTCACTGAATGAATGTGTCGAAGCCTGGTCAGTCGGTGCCAAAAGTATGTTTCTGGCAATTCTGATTCTGGTTTTGGCCTGGTCGGTGGCCACGGTTTGTGATGAGGACCATCTGAATACGGCAGGGGTTCTTGTTGAAATGCTCTCGGGGCATCTCTCTCCGAACTGGATGCCGACGATTACTTTTCTGCTGGCGGCAGCCGTGAGTTTTGCCACAGGGAGTTCCTGGTCTACGATGGGGCTTATAATGCCTTTATCAATTTCCGTCACCTATAGCTTGCTGGTCCCATTGAACGAAGCTGAGCCCAATCATCATCTGATGTTGGGGACCATTGGCGGCGTTCTGGCGGGAGCTATTTTTGGGGATCATTGTTCGCCCATCTCCGATACGACGGTGCTTTCATCGGCAGCGTCCGGGTCGGATCACCTGGATCACGTTCTCACACAAATGCCGTATGCAATGACTGTTGCCGTCGTTTCTGTTGTGTTCGGGTATATTCCGGTCGGTTTCGGCATTCAACCGTATATTCTTTTGCCGGTCGGTTTGATTGTCTTGTTTCTGATCCTGCAGTTTTATGGGCGTTCGGCGGAAGCGGAAGCGGAAGCGATTCTGGAGGCCGGGGTGACTGCTGAGGAATATAATCGTTCTAATGGTGGGGAGAGTGAGGAAAAAGATATAACCGATAAAGTTGATCCAGCATCCGAAGATCAGAAAGAGTCTGCAGAAGAGCCGGTAGAAGAGGCTTGAAACTGTGTTGTATCACGGATTTGTATGCTATAATTTCCCTATACTCCGTAAACTGGCAACTTGTTTGTTTTAATGTATAGGTGTCCCCCAGAATGCAGCCCCAGCAAAAACTCAGTGGAATTTTTACCCCGAATCTGGTTCCCTACGATTCCAAAGGCGAAATTAACGAGCCGGAATTACGACGCTACATCGATTGGCTCATTGAAAAAGGGGTTCACGGGCTTTATCCCAACGGTTCTACCGGCGAATTTACCCGTTTTACTCCCGAGGAACGGCGTCGGATTGTGGCGATCATTGCTGATCAGACCAAGGGGCGTGTGCCGATTTTAGCGGGAGCGGCGGAAGCCAACGTTCGCGAAACCATTAAAGCGTGCGAGTACTATCATGGCCTGGGCATTCGGGCCGTGGCGATTGTGGCTCCCTTTTATTACAAGCTGAGCCCCGCTTCGGTTTATGCCTATTTTAAGGAAATTGGCGATAATACTCCGATCGATGTGACCCTGTATAACATTCCGATGTTTGCCAGCCCGATCGATGTACCTACAATTCAGCGCCTTTCCGAAGAATGCGAAAAGATCGTGGCGATCAAAGATTCATCGGGAGATATCCCGAATATGATTCGTATGATTCAAGCCGTGCGTCCGAACCGTCCTGATTTTTCATTTCTGACCGGTTGGGATGCCGCTTTGATGCCGCTGCTGTTGAGCGGGGCTGATGGGGGAACGAATGCCAGTTCGGGAGTGGTTCCTGAACTGACGCGGAAGCTCTACGATTTGACGATGTCGGCTCAACTGGATGAAGCCCGCCGAGTGCAATATGACTTGTTGACTCTGTTTGACACGATGATTTACTCAGCCGAGTTTCCGGAAGGATTCCGGGCTGCTGTTGAACTGCGTGGTTTTCAAATGGGGCAGGGGCGACAACCGATTACCTCAGAGCAACAGACAGATATTTCCACATTAAGTCGAACGCTGCAGTGCATGTTGTCCCAACACGGCTTTACGAATGAGCCGATCGGCGGCTGTGCTACCGGAATCACGGAAGAGCTGGGCAGCAATGACGTGTCACAAATTGTGCAACACGTCGTTGCCGAACTCAACCGTCGGAATCTGATTTAGCCGATCATCAAAGTTTACGCTTCGAGTTGACCGCGGTAGTAGTCTGCGCCGGTTGTCAGTGCATCGTCCAGTTTGTCAGGATCTTTACCGCCGGCTTCTGCCATGTCAGGGCGCCCACCACCTCCGCCGCCGACCACTTTGGCGGCGGCTTTGACGCAATCGCCGGCTTTGAGGCCCTGTTTGACCAGGTCCTTGTTGACGGCTGCCATCAGGGCGACTTTGCCGTCAATCACCGTACCCAGGATGAGAGCGACCTGCTTGCCTTTTTTACGCAGAAGGTCTGCCAGTTCTCGCAGTTGATCGCGGGAAGCGTCCTGTGCATGGTAAGAGACGATTTTGACATCGTTGACTGTGGGTGCGCGTTCCAGCAGCTCCTCTGCGGTGCCCGACAGTGACTTGCTGGAATACTTCAAGAGTTGTTTTTTGGTGTCCCGTAATTCATCCTGAAGCTGCGCGATTCGCTGAGGCAGTTCATCGGGCCGGGGCACTTTAAGTTGTGCGGCAATTTCCTGAACCAGTTTCTCCGTGTTTCTGGTTTTCTCCAGGGCTTTGGAGCCGGTTAATGCGTGGATCCGGCGTACCCCTTTGGCGACGGGTTCTTCATTCACGATTTTGCAGAGTCCGACCTGTCCGGTGTTGGAGAGGTGGGTTCCCCCGCACAATTCAATACTGAAATCTCCCATTTGAACTACACGCACATTATCGGGATATTTTTCACCGAACAATGCCATTGCACCAAGATCACGGGCTTTCTGCAGTTTCATCAGTTCGGTACTGACAGTAGCGCCTTCGGAAATACGCTGATTGATGATGTCTTCAATCTGGCTGAGTTCTTTGGGAGTGAGTGCTTTGCTATGGGAGAAGTCAAAGCGAAGTGTGTCTTCTTCTACTTTGGAGCCCCGTTGCATGGCGTTTTCTCCCAGCACCGTTCGCAGTGCATGATGCAGCAGGTGGGTTGCCGAGTGAGCACGCTGGATGCCGGCGCGCCGTGTTTCAACTACCGTTGCTTTGAGAGTTTGTCCCAGATTGAGCTGGCCTTCTAACAGGTGGCCCAGATGCAGAGTCAATCCCCCATTTTTCTGGGTGTTGATAACTTCAAATTTGACTCCGTCTGCTTCCATGAAACCAGTATCGCCTACCTGACCGCCGGCTTCTGCATAGAAGGGGGTTTCGTCAAGGACGATAGCAACGGGGTGGGCGTGCCCTTTTTCCACGACGGACTCGACCAGACGGTCTTCTGCGATAATTCCAACGACTTTTCCTTCGGCTTCTGTGGTTTCGTAACCTTTGAAGATGGTATCGCTGGTTGTTTTATGCAGTGCTGTGAGCGGACCTTCTGACATCACCGAGTTTGCAAAGGCGTTTCTGCCGCTATCTTTCTGATGTCGATCCATCAGGGTATTGAATTCATTGCGATTCACGGCAATATTATTTTTGGCAGCCAGGGCTTCAGTCAGTTCAATCAAAAATCCGTCTGTCTGGTGTAGATCGAAAGCGTCTTCGCCCGAAATTTCGGACTTGCCTTCCTGTTCTGCTTTCTTCAGGAACCCAGCGAAACGGGTGAGTCCTTTTTCAATGACGTCCAGAAACTGTTCTTCTTCGTCTTTGATTGTGTTCTGAACATTTTTAACTGTTTTGACGATGTCCGGGTAGGGCGTTTTCATAATTTCAACGACCGCAGGTACCAGCTGATACAGGAAGGGTTCATTTTTACCAAGCAGATAACCTTCGAGAAGCGCGCGTCTGAGTAATTGACGTACGACATAGCTTTCTTTGAGACTGCCGGGATTGACCCCTTCATGGATACTGAAAGTAATGGCGCGGACATGGTCAGAGATACGACGAATGGGGCGTCCTTCGGGGGCTTCAAACTTGTAGGACGTGCCGACGGTATCAGCAGCTGCCAGGCAGAGTTGTTTGAGCGTATCGATTTCAAAGTTACTGGGGACTCCCTGCAGAACCGATGCGGTTCGTTCGAGCCCCATGCCGGTATCAATGTTTTGTTTTGGGAGTGGCTTCAGGTTATCGGGTGGATCTCCCACGCGGTTGAATTGCGTGAAGACCAGGTTCCAGATTTCGACGTTGTCCTTGCCGCCATTGGGGTGATAGAAAATTTCACTACACGGGCCACAGACGCCATCCGGGCCTAACGAAGGTGCGCCGGCGGGCCAGAAGTTTTCGTGTTCATTTTCACGGCTGATGCGATTGGCGGGGAGCTTGATTTCGTCGTGCCAGATATTGTAGGCTTCGTCATCTTCTTTGTAGACGGTGACCGACAGCAGGCTTGGATCGAGACCCAGCCATTTTTTATCGGTCAGATATTCCCAGGCCCAGTGAATGGCTTCGCGTTTGAAATAATCTCCGAACGAGAAGTTACCCAGCATTTCAAAAAACGTGTGATGATAGGCGGTGACGCCGACATTCTGAATATCACCCGTACGGAGACACATCTGGCACGTTGTGGCGCGCGTGAATTCGAGTTTGCCCACACCCAGGAACTGATCTTTAAACTGGTTCATCCCGGCGGGGGTAAATAACACGCTGGGGTCATCGCGTGGAACCAGGACATCGGATGGTCTTCTGACACAACCTTTTTCTTCAAAGAAGGAAAGATAACTCTCGCGAAGTTCGTCTGTTTTCATTGTTTTTTGATTGCTTCTTGGGGAGAAAGGATCACCTTTCGGCCATCCAAAAGTTGTAATGTTACTGGTGAATCGTTTACCTTTTGTATTTCCCGGTAAAACGATTCCGGCATCCTGACCATCTGGTTATTAATATGGCTGATAAAGTTTCCCTCTTTGAGGCCAGCCTGTTGTGCAGGGCTTTCCGGAGCGACATGCGTCACGACGACCGCAGGTGGGTAACTGAACGGACTGAAGGTAAATTTCTTGCGCGCCGTAGGATAATCAACTCTAAGTCCGCGCCAGAGAGGGTGCTGAAACTGAGTTTGAACAATTCCCTCATCATCCGCCACTGGCCATTTTCCTAGTTTCACTGTCAGAGTCAACTCATGCGGTTTTTTTCCTCTCAAGATTTGGAGCTTTACTTCCTTTCCCGCGCCTGCCTTGCCTACTTCCCGCATCAAGTCGAAATCACGGGTCAGTTTTTGTCCGTCGATCGAGAGAATCAGGTCGCCTGGCAGCATGCCGGCGATTTGGGCAGGGGAGTACTGTTTGACGCTTTCGGCTTTCACATAATAGGGCTCTTGCAGCACGGAATTCCGTGCGAAGAGATGCCTTGCCTGATTTTGTTCAATGGTCCGGGGATAGATACCTAAAAAACCGTATTCGGCTTCCATGCCCGCGGCAAGTCGGTTGATAATCCGCAGGGTTGCTTTGTCAATCGGAATGGCATAGCCCGTCGACTTTTCATAACCCTCTAATGCGGCGAGAGAGGTGGTTACGCCGATTAGATTTCCATCAAGGTCCAGTAAGGCACCGCCACTGGTACCGAGGTCGAGGTGTGTGTCGACCTGTAATAATGTTCCAAAGTGGTGCAGCGTTTCTTCTTTATCCAGTTCCTGATTTAAAAAATTTTTGAAGACCGGCACCGGGTAACGATGAAAATTGCTGACGATTCCCCAACTTGCACTGGGTGAGCCATCACGGGCGATGGCATAGGGATTTCCCAAGGCAATCACAAACTGGCCTTTGCGAATTGCTTCGGTGCTTCCGTATTTGATGGGATTGAGAGAGCGAGGGCTATTACTGGAAAGTCCTTTAGCTGGTGTGAGGACAGCCAGATCACTGCGCGGATCCGCGGCGATCAGTTCTGCATAAAATCCCTGTCGGTTGGCGGCGTGCACATAAATTCGATTTTCCGAAATGGCTTTCTGCCCTGCAACCGGTCCGCCCTCTGTGAGATGGTAGTTTGTCAGTATCAATACCCGATTCTGTTTTGTCGGGTCTGGAATGAGAATTCCTGCTCCAAATTCATTGGGGATAAAATTCAGGTTTTTCGGATCTTGCGATAAATTTAATCCCTGATTCGGATCCAGACCGAAGGGGGCGGGAATCCGCGATTGAATCTGTTGGCGTTTCGTTTTGATTTTTGAAATGGCGACGACCGACTGCTCCGATTTTTCAATAGCTCGTACCAGTTGCTGTTGAACGGCAAAGGCTATGGCCCGGGCATCCGGTTGTTGCGCATAGAGTAGCTGGGTTTGGAAAGAGAGCAGTATATACAGCCCGATCAGGAATGCGATGAATGGCACGACATGACTGCGAGCAAATTGTAATGGTTGAGCATTGAACATGCATTGACCTGGATTGAATCAAAGGGAAATGTATCTGCGATACAGGTGAACTTGTTTCAAGTCAGCCCGACGTTGCTGATTTCTGATTTTACTCTGTTTTTGGGTATAACCCAATGCAAAACGACCTTGAATACCACTTCTGGCATCAAGGTCGTTTATGCGTCTACTGATGAATGAGTTGCGTTTACTGGACGTTAACGAAATCAGGCTTCGACCGCTTCCGGCTGGGAAGAGGGAACAAGCCCTTTTGCTTCCAGAACTTTCTGTTTGATTTCCTGGCAGATATCAGGGTTCTCTTCCAGCACGACCTTGGAACGGTCGCGACCTTGTCCGAGACGTGTTTCTCCGTAGCTGAACCAGCTTCCGGCCTTTTTGACAATTTTATTTTCGACGGCAAGATCCAGCAGGTCCAGTTCAAAGTTAATTCCGCCCGTCGTGAGCATATCGAATTCGGCGATGCGGAACGGAGGGGCGATCTTATTTTTGACGATCTTGGCTTTCATACGAATGCCGGTAACCGTATCGCCGTCTTTCAGAGTCGCGATGCGGCGGACATCGACACGAACTGAGCTGTAAAACTTCAGGGCACGACCGCCGGGCGTCGTTTCGGGGCTGCCGAACATGACGCCAATTTTCTCACGAATCTGATTGATGAAAATCACAGTCGTTTTCGATTTGGAAATCGCGCCGGTTAACTTTCGCATGGCTTGACTCATCATGCGCGCCTGTAGACCAACGTGTGTATCGCCGATCTCACCATCCAGTTCAGCTTTCGGAACCAGAGCGGCAACCGAGTCCACGACAATGACGTCAACGGAATTCGATTTGATCAGCATTTCGGCAATCTGCAGTCCTTCTTCACCATAGGTGGGTTGGCTGACCAGAAGTTCCGAAATGTTAACGCCGAGTTTCTTGGCCCAGACGGGATCCAGTGCATGCTCGGCATCGATAAAGGCGGCGATGCCCCCTTCTTTTTGGGCATTGGCAATCACATGTAATGCGAGCGTGGTTTTCCCACTCGATTCAGGGCCGTACAGCTCAATGATACGACCGCGGGGAAAGCCTTTGCCGCCCAGTGCCAGGTCGAGTGAGAGCGCGCCGCTGGCAATCGAGGGAACGGCCTGGGCGTTATCGCCCGTCAGTTTCATGATAGCGCCTTTGCCGAACGCCTGCTCAATTTGTCCCAGAGCGTTGGTGAGCATTCCTTCGGAGTCACCAGAGCCGTTATTCTTAGTGGGAGGGGGAGTTGCAGCTCGTTTTGATCGTGCTTTTGCAGCCATTGAGGTCTTCCTTCAATAATATGGCATTTGCCCCGCAAATGAGTTCGAGTTCGTCAGGCGAAGCAAGTGCCTAATTTATCGAGAATTGCGGGGACGCTATTATTGAACGCCGTCTCGACCCATGGATTCTAAAAGAAGTATCTATTGTGAACTAATATATACTAGTTAGTTTTTCTTCTGCCACAATAGAAAACATGAGACATTTTTATCTGTCGGCAATTATTTCAGAATTTCCCCAGTCTGAAAAGGAATAAATGGAGGGAAAGCTTTGAAAATTCACAATAAGCTCAGTCAGAGCCGGACTGGGTTTCTTTTTCAATCAGCATGCCCAGATACGACGTGCGGATGGGATGAGTCATTCCCAGATAAGCAGCCAGTTCAATGATGGCATTATCTGCTTCCTGGAGTTCCGACTCTTCTGCCAGGAGCTCTATTTCTGCAAACAGGCCCAGTCCTTCGACTTCATCGATGGTGATTTCAAAGGCGCGCTGCTGATGCTGACAGGTAAAGGGAGTCCGCCGTTTGCGGACACTTCTCAAAGGATGAAATCCCAGTAGCTCCAGCATTTCAGTCAGTTGTTCGAAGGCAGACTGGCCGGATTCAAATGCCAGCTCGATTTCTTTGCGTATTTTGCTGACCGTGTTCCGCTTGGGACCTTTATAGGTGACCCGATTCTCAGAGCCGATGCGGCGGATGCGAAAGGCTTCGTCCGTTTCAGCAAAATTTCGTACGGGGTG
This window of the Gimesia fumaroli genome carries:
- the cyaB gene encoding class IV adenylate cyclase — its product is MLEVEQKFLLADKTALLDQLAQLGATQETDQEQEDLYFTHPVRNFAETDEAFRIRRIGSENRVTYKGPKRNTVSKIRKEIELAFESGQSAFEQLTEMLELLGFHPLRSVRKRRTPFTCQHQQRAFEITIDEVEGLGLFAEIELLAEESELQEADNAIIELAAYLGMTHPIRTSYLGMLIEKETQSGSD